Proteins from a single region of Streptomyces sp. TN58:
- a CDS encoding Rv2578c family radical SAM protein, with protein MRWENLTEGPAGPAALFGAGAVVTRTIDTPEFRGITFHEVRARSIVNRVPGASRMPFEWTVNPYRGCSHACVYCFARKTHSYLDLDTGLGFDSQIVVKTNAPELLRRELAAPRWTGAHIAMGTNVDCYQRAEGRYRLMPGIIEALRDRANPFSILTKGTLILRDLPLLREAAEATEVGISVSVGFTDTALWRTVEPGTPSPAARLNAVRTLTGAGIECGVLMAPVIPFLGDSPAQLRATVQAVAESGATSVTPLVLHLRPGAREWFTAWLAEHHPHLVERYERMYAGGSYAPTWYQRMITRQVHELAAEFGIGPARRGASRRITAPERPVGPAPSEATQLTLL; from the coding sequence ATGCGCTGGGAGAACCTGACCGAGGGTCCCGCCGGGCCGGCCGCGCTCTTCGGGGCCGGCGCCGTCGTGACCCGCACGATCGACACCCCCGAGTTCCGGGGAATCACCTTCCACGAGGTCCGGGCCCGGTCGATCGTCAACCGGGTGCCCGGCGCCTCGCGCATGCCGTTCGAATGGACCGTCAACCCCTACCGCGGCTGCAGCCACGCGTGCGTGTACTGCTTCGCGCGCAAGACGCACAGCTATCTCGACCTCGACACCGGACTCGGCTTCGACTCCCAGATCGTCGTCAAGACCAACGCCCCGGAACTGCTGCGCCGCGAGCTCGCCGCGCCCCGCTGGACCGGTGCGCACATCGCGATGGGCACCAACGTGGACTGCTACCAGCGCGCCGAGGGCCGGTACCGCCTGATGCCCGGGATCATCGAGGCCCTGCGCGACCGGGCCAATCCCTTCTCGATCCTCACCAAGGGCACGCTGATCCTGCGCGACCTGCCGCTCCTGCGCGAGGCGGCCGAGGCCACCGAGGTCGGCATCTCCGTCTCCGTCGGCTTCACCGACACCGCCCTGTGGCGGACCGTGGAGCCCGGGACGCCCTCCCCCGCCGCCCGGCTGAACGCCGTACGGACACTGACCGGGGCCGGGATCGAGTGCGGGGTGCTGATGGCCCCGGTGATCCCCTTCCTCGGGGACTCCCCCGCCCAGCTGCGGGCCACCGTGCAGGCCGTCGCCGAGTCCGGCGCCACCTCCGTGACACCCCTGGTACTCCATCTGCGGCCGGGGGCCCGCGAGTGGTTCACCGCCTGGCTGGCCGAGCACCACCCGCACCTCGTCGAGCGGTACGAGCGGATGTACGCCGGCGGCTCGTACGCGCCCACCTGGTACCAGCGGATGATCACCCGCCAAGTCCACGAACTCGCGGCCGAATTCGGCATCGGACCGGCCCGGCGGGGCGCATCCCGCAGGATCACCGCCCCCGAGCGCCCGGTCGGGCCCGCGCCCTCCGAGGCCACCCAGCTCACGCTCCTCTGA
- a CDS encoding SRPBCC family protein, whose amino-acid sequence MAQVEATTERIIGADAETVFDTLADYSGTRGKLLPEHFSEYEVREGGDGEGTLVHWKLQATSRRVRDCLLEVTEPTDGQLVEKDRNSSMVTTWVVTPAGEGRSKAVVTTVWNGAGGIGGFFERTFAPKGLARIYDTLLANLAAEVEGRA is encoded by the coding sequence ATGGCGCAGGTCGAGGCCACCACGGAGCGCATCATCGGGGCCGACGCGGAGACGGTCTTCGACACGCTGGCCGACTACAGCGGGACCCGGGGCAAGCTGCTGCCCGAGCACTTCAGCGAGTACGAGGTGCGGGAGGGCGGCGACGGCGAGGGCACCCTGGTGCACTGGAAGCTGCAGGCCACCAGCAGGCGCGTGCGCGACTGCCTGCTGGAGGTCACCGAGCCCACCGACGGTCAGCTCGTGGAGAAGGACCGCAACTCCTCCATGGTCACCACCTGGGTGGTCACCCCCGCCGGCGAGGGCAGGTCCAAGGCCGTCGTCACCACCGTCTGGAACGGCGCCGGCGGCATCGGCGGCTTCTTCGAGCGCACCTTCGCCCCCAAGGGCCTCGCCCGGATCTACGACACCCTGCTGGCCAACCTGGCCGCGGAAGTCGAAGGCCGGGCCTGA
- a CDS encoding M55 family metallopeptidase encodes MKILISADMEGATGVTWPADVLPGTPQWERCRGMFTSDVNAAVLGFYDGGADQVVVNEAHWTMRNLLLERLDARAEMLTGRHKSLSMVEGVQRGDVDGIAFVGYHTGAGSEGVLAHTYLANSITGVWLNGTRASEGLLNAHVVAEYGVPVILVTGDDLTCVDAAGYAPDAVTVAVKDHVSRYAAVCRTPSRTAADIRAAAKEATALAVRREPVPGGGPYTVELEFDAEHLAMSATVVPGVRRSGERRVAYTSETMYEGIRAFKAVTTVVSAAVEEQYG; translated from the coding sequence ATGAAGATCCTCATCTCCGCCGACATGGAAGGCGCCACCGGCGTCACCTGGCCCGCCGACGTGCTGCCCGGCACGCCCCAGTGGGAGCGCTGCCGGGGGATGTTCACCTCCGACGTCAACGCCGCCGTGCTCGGCTTCTACGACGGCGGCGCCGACCAGGTCGTCGTCAACGAGGCCCACTGGACCATGCGCAACCTGCTGCTGGAGCGCCTCGACGCCCGCGCGGAGATGCTCACGGGCCGCCACAAGTCCCTCTCCATGGTCGAGGGCGTCCAGCGCGGCGACGTCGACGGCATCGCCTTCGTCGGCTACCACACGGGCGCCGGCTCCGAAGGCGTCCTCGCCCACACCTACCTCGCCAACTCCATCACCGGGGTCTGGCTCAACGGGACCCGCGCGAGCGAGGGACTGCTCAACGCCCACGTCGTCGCCGAGTACGGAGTCCCGGTCATCCTGGTCACCGGCGATGACCTGACCTGCGTGGACGCCGCCGGCTACGCCCCCGACGCGGTGACCGTCGCGGTCAAGGACCACGTCTCGCGCTACGCCGCCGTCTGCCGGACCCCGTCCCGCACCGCCGCCGACATCAGGGCCGCGGCCAAGGAGGCCACCGCCCTCGCCGTCCGCCGCGAGCCCGTGCCCGGCGGCGGCCCGTACACCGTGGAGCTGGAGTTCGACGCCGAACACCTGGCGATGTCCGCCACGGTCGTTCCGGGGGTCCGGCGCAGCGGCGAGCGCAGGGTCGCCTACACCAGCGAGACGATGTACGAGGGGATCCGCGCCTTCAAGGCGGTCACGACGGTCGTCTCGGCGGCCGTGGAGGAGCAGTATGGCTGA
- a CDS encoding M20/M25/M40 family metallo-hydrolase codes for MADMRSIDTGPSADAGGAAGTADGVTAVDAVALDEVVGFTSDLIRIDTSNRGGGDCRERPAAEYVAERLAAAGLEPLLLERTPGRTNVVARIDGTDPSADALLVHGHLDVVPAEAADWSVHPFSGEVRDGVVWGRGAVDMKNMDAMVLAVVRSWARAGVRPRRDIVIAYTADEEDSAVDGSGFLADHHPELFEGCTEGLSESGAFTVHTGRGRALYPIAAGERGTAWLKLTARGTTGHGSKPNKANAVSRLAAAVARIGAYEWPVRLTDTVVACITELAALQGMSVDPRRPGFDLDGVLGKLGPAAALVEATVRNSANPTMLSAGYKVNVIPGEATAFVDGRMLPGGEAEFTAALDALTGPDVTWEFHHREVALEAPVDGRTYAVLRECVQRFDPDGHVVPFCMAGGTDAKQFSRLGITGYGYSPLKLPPGFDYWSLFHGVDERVPVEALHFGVRVLDRALRTL; via the coding sequence ATGGCTGACATGCGCTCAATCGACACCGGCCCTTCTGCCGACGCCGGCGGCGCCGCAGGCACCGCGGACGGCGTCACCGCGGTGGACGCGGTGGCCCTCGACGAGGTCGTCGGATTCACCTCGGACCTCATCCGGATCGACACCTCCAACCGGGGCGGCGGCGACTGCCGCGAGCGGCCCGCCGCCGAATACGTCGCCGAGCGGCTCGCCGCCGCCGGCCTGGAGCCGCTTCTGCTGGAGCGCACCCCGGGCCGCACCAACGTGGTCGCCCGGATCGACGGCACCGACCCGTCCGCCGACGCGCTCCTCGTCCACGGCCACCTCGACGTGGTCCCGGCCGAAGCCGCCGACTGGAGCGTGCACCCCTTCTCCGGCGAGGTCCGCGACGGTGTCGTCTGGGGCCGCGGAGCCGTCGACATGAAGAACATGGACGCGATGGTGCTGGCCGTCGTACGGTCCTGGGCGCGCGCGGGAGTCCGCCCGCGCCGGGACATCGTGATCGCCTACACCGCCGACGAGGAGGACAGCGCCGTCGACGGCTCCGGCTTCCTCGCCGACCACCACCCGGAACTCTTCGAGGGCTGCACCGAGGGCCTGAGCGAATCCGGCGCCTTCACCGTCCACACCGGTCGCGGCCGCGCCCTCTACCCGATCGCCGCCGGTGAACGCGGCACCGCCTGGCTGAAGTTGACCGCTCGCGGCACCACCGGGCACGGCTCCAAGCCCAACAAGGCCAATGCCGTCAGCCGGCTCGCCGCCGCGGTCGCCCGGATCGGCGCGTACGAGTGGCCGGTCCGGCTCACCGACACCGTCGTCGCCTGCATCACCGAACTCGCCGCGCTGCAGGGCATGTCCGTCGACCCGCGGCGCCCCGGCTTCGACCTCGACGGGGTCCTCGGCAAGCTGGGCCCGGCCGCCGCCCTCGTCGAGGCGACCGTCCGCAACAGCGCCAACCCGACCATGCTCAGCGCCGGTTACAAGGTGAACGTGATCCCCGGGGAGGCCACCGCCTTCGTCGACGGCCGCATGCTGCCCGGCGGCGAAGCCGAGTTCACCGCCGCCCTCGACGCGCTCACCGGCCCCGACGTCACCTGGGAGTTCCACCACCGGGAGGTCGCCCTCGAAGCACCCGTGGACGGGCGGACGTACGCCGTGCTGCGCGAGTGCGTCCAGCGGTTCGACCCGGACGGGCACGTGGTGCCCTTCTGCATGGCGGGCGGCACCGACGCCAAGCAGTTCTCCCGGCTCGGCATCACCGGCTACGGATACTCCCCGCTGAAGCTGCCACCCGGCTTCGACTACTGGTCCCTCTTCCACGGCGTGGACGAACGGGTGCCCGTCGAGGCCCTCCACTTCGGCGTCCGCGTCCTCGACCGCGCACTGCGCACCCTGTGA
- a CDS encoding prolyl oligopeptidase family serine peptidase: protein MSAAPTSPYGSWPSPIDAGLAASRDGRPEYLGTVGPEVWWTEPRPREAGRRTLVRRRPAGIGSEVSELPAPWNVRSRVTEYGGLPWAGAERADGGPLLVFVHFPDQRLYAYEPDAPGAPEPRPLTPVSRTGGGLRWADPVVRGGEVWCVLEEFTGPAPTDVRRVLAAVPLDGSAAGDRTAVRELTDGGHRFTTGPRLSPDGRRAAWLVWDHPLMPWDGTGLQLAEVTADGRLAGARTVLGGPGESVAQVDWTAGGTLLAVSDRGGWWNPYRVDPDTGSAVNLCPREEEFGGALWKPGLRWLAPLPDGLVAVLHGQGSSVLGILDPESGDLVDAAGPWTAWQPTLAVHGSRVYGVAASPRSAYEVVELDTASGHARVVGAQGPDPVDPAYYPEPQSRTFHGPDNRQVHAHVYPPHHPACRAAADELPPYVVWAHGGPTEHVPPVLDLHIAYFTSRGIGVVEVNYGGSTGYGRAYRERLREQWGVVDVEDCAAVARALAVEGTADPARLAIRGGSAGGWTAAASLAATDLYACAAVIYPVLDLIGFAEETHDLESHYVDSLAGPPQTLPVLCRERSPVARADRITAPFVLLQGLDDPVCPPAQAERLLAAMRGRPVPHAYLAFEGEGHGFRRADTMVRALEAELSLYAQVFGIERTDVPRLALETSP, encoded by the coding sequence ATGTCCGCCGCACCGACCAGCCCGTACGGGAGCTGGCCCTCGCCCATCGACGCGGGCCTCGCGGCCTCGCGCGACGGGCGGCCCGAGTACCTCGGCACGGTCGGCCCCGAGGTGTGGTGGACCGAGCCCCGGCCGCGGGAGGCGGGCCGCCGCACCCTCGTACGCCGCCGTCCCGCGGGCATCGGCAGCGAGGTGAGCGAGCTGCCCGCACCATGGAACGTGCGCAGCCGCGTCACCGAGTACGGCGGCCTGCCCTGGGCGGGGGCCGAGCGCGCGGACGGCGGACCCCTGCTGGTCTTCGTCCACTTCCCCGACCAGCGGCTGTACGCGTACGAGCCGGACGCGCCCGGCGCCCCCGAGCCGCGGCCCCTCACCCCCGTGTCCCGGACCGGCGGCGGACTGCGCTGGGCGGACCCGGTGGTGCGCGGCGGGGAGGTGTGGTGCGTGCTGGAGGAGTTCACCGGGCCCGCGCCGACCGACGTACGCCGGGTCCTGGCCGCCGTACCGCTGGACGGGTCGGCGGCCGGGGACCGGACGGCGGTACGGGAGCTCACCGACGGCGGGCACCGGTTCACCACCGGCCCCCGTCTCTCGCCGGACGGGCGGCGGGCGGCCTGGCTGGTGTGGGACCACCCCCTGATGCCCTGGGACGGCACCGGGCTCCAGCTGGCCGAGGTCACCGCCGACGGGCGGCTGGCCGGGGCGCGGACCGTCCTCGGCGGCCCCGGGGAGTCCGTCGCCCAGGTCGACTGGACGGCCGGTGGAACCCTCCTCGCGGTCAGCGACCGCGGCGGCTGGTGGAACCCGTACCGGGTGGACCCGGACACGGGATCCGCCGTCAACCTGTGCCCGCGGGAGGAGGAGTTCGGGGGAGCCCTGTGGAAGCCGGGACTGCGCTGGCTCGCCCCGCTCCCCGACGGGCTCGTCGCCGTGCTGCACGGCCAGGGCTCCTCGGTCCTCGGCATCCTGGACCCGGAGAGCGGCGACCTGGTGGACGCGGCCGGGCCGTGGACGGCCTGGCAGCCGACGCTCGCAGTCCACGGCAGCCGGGTCTACGGGGTCGCCGCCAGCCCGCGCAGCGCCTACGAGGTGGTCGAGCTGGACACTGCCAGCGGGCACGCCCGGGTGGTCGGCGCCCAGGGCCCGGACCCGGTGGACCCGGCCTACTACCCCGAGCCGCAGAGCCGTACCTTCCACGGCCCGGACAACCGGCAGGTCCACGCACACGTCTACCCGCCGCACCATCCGGCCTGCCGGGCGGCCGCCGACGAACTCCCCCCGTACGTGGTGTGGGCGCACGGCGGGCCCACCGAGCACGTGCCGCCCGTACTCGACCTGCACATCGCCTACTTCACCTCGCGCGGGATCGGTGTGGTCGAGGTGAACTACGGCGGCTCCACCGGCTACGGGCGCGCCTACCGGGAGCGGCTGCGCGAGCAGTGGGGCGTGGTGGACGTGGAGGACTGCGCGGCGGTGGCCCGCGCGCTGGCCGTCGAGGGCACCGCCGACCCGGCCCGGCTCGCCATCCGGGGCGGCAGCGCGGGCGGCTGGACGGCGGCGGCCTCGCTGGCCGCGACGGACCTGTACGCCTGCGCGGCGGTCATCTACCCGGTGCTGGATCTGATCGGCTTCGCCGAGGAGACCCACGACCTGGAATCCCACTACGTCGACAGCCTGGCGGGGCCGCCGCAGACCCTCCCCGTCCTGTGCCGCGAGCGCTCACCGGTCGCCCGGGCCGACCGGATCACGGCGCCGTTCGTCCTGCTGCAGGGGCTGGACGACCCGGTGTGCCCGCCGGCGCAGGCCGAGCGGCTGCTGGCCGCGATGCGGGGCCGGCCGGTGCCGCACGCCTATCTGGCCTTCGAGGGCGAGGGGCACGGCTTCCGCCGCGCCGACACCATGGTCCGGGCTCTGGAGGCGGAACTGTCGCTGTACGCCCAGGTCTTCGGGATCGAACGCACCGACGTGCCGCGGCTCGCTTTGGAGACGTCCCCGTGA
- a CDS encoding vWA domain-containing protein, with protein sequence MSANRIQHKVNHVALVVDCSGSMRQHQNQLIRVVDEFVAGLKTESDSLGHETRISLYSFDHQVENLVWDMDVKHLPSMRGLYKVKNGATALIEASLKSLDDLGHIWEEYGEHSFLQIVVTDGEENASGGDRRHDGDMSILGPWLDRITARMGTLPEHWTSAILVPNSLAKRTAQNYGFPAGNIAIWDADSQEGVKEAIGTVRAAATSFLRGREKGVRGTKNLFAVGQDISVDDVKANLEPIASDKYRLLEVDADMNIRSFVDAQSGVSYERGSCYYQLGSRVQVQADKEVIVVEKETDRAYTGDAARSLLFGSGIQGTVSVKAGHNPELEVYVQSRSVNRKLKAKTRLLVML encoded by the coding sequence ATGTCCGCAAACAGGATCCAGCACAAGGTGAACCACGTCGCGCTGGTAGTGGACTGTTCGGGTTCCATGCGTCAGCACCAGAACCAACTGATCCGTGTCGTCGACGAATTCGTGGCGGGGCTGAAGACCGAGTCGGACAGCCTCGGCCACGAGACGCGCATCAGCCTGTATTCCTTCGACCACCAGGTGGAGAACCTGGTCTGGGACATGGACGTGAAACACCTGCCGTCCATGCGGGGCCTCTACAAGGTGAAGAACGGCGCGACCGCCCTCATCGAAGCCTCCCTGAAATCCCTCGACGACCTGGGGCACATCTGGGAGGAATACGGCGAGCACAGCTTCCTCCAGATCGTGGTGACGGACGGCGAGGAGAACGCCTCCGGCGGCGACCGCCGGCACGACGGCGACATGAGCATCCTCGGCCCCTGGCTCGACCGGATCACCGCCAGGATGGGCACGCTCCCGGAGCACTGGACCTCGGCGATCCTCGTCCCGAACTCCCTCGCCAAGCGGACCGCACAGAACTACGGCTTCCCGGCGGGGAACATCGCCATCTGGGACGCGGATTCCCAGGAGGGCGTCAAGGAGGCGATCGGCACCGTGCGCGCCGCCGCCACCAGCTTCCTGCGCGGCCGTGAGAAGGGTGTGCGCGGTACGAAGAACCTCTTCGCCGTCGGCCAGGACATTTCCGTCGACGACGTGAAGGCGAATCTCGAACCGATCGCGTCCGACAAATACCGGCTGCTGGAGGTCGACGCGGACATGAACATCCGCTCCTTCGTCGACGCCCAGTCCGGTGTGTCCTACGAACGCGGCTCCTGCTACTACCAGCTGGGCAGCCGGGTCCAGGTCCAGGCCGACAAGGAGGTCATCGTGGTCGAGAAGGAAACCGACCGCGCGTACACGGGCGACGCGGCGCGCAGCCTTCTGTTCGGCAGCGGAATTCAGGGGACCGTATCGGTGAAGGCGGGCCACAATCCGGAACTGGAGGTCTACGTGCAGAGCCGTTCGGTGAACAGGAAGCTCAAGGCGAAGACGCGCCTGCTCGTCATGCTCTGA
- a CDS encoding GNAT family N-acetyltransferase codes for MTFSSYVREGDRVGLRPYRLADGPEFTARVRESRDLHRPWLFPPDTVEEYEHYAAGLTEKDARAGFLVCELATGALAGFVNVNNIVRGAFQCGALGYGAFAHAARRGLLREALGLVLDHAFAPAGDGLGLHRLEANVQPANTASIALVRGAGFRLEGLSPDFLRVDGAWRDHERWAVTAGMPRPR; via the coding sequence ATGACCTTTTCCAGCTACGTCCGGGAGGGCGACCGCGTCGGCCTGCGGCCCTACCGGCTCGCTGACGGGCCCGAGTTCACCGCGCGCGTACGTGAGAGCCGGGACCTCCACCGCCCCTGGCTGTTCCCGCCCGACACCGTGGAGGAGTACGAGCACTACGCGGCCGGGCTGACCGAGAAGGACGCCCGCGCCGGGTTCCTCGTGTGTGAGCTCGCCACCGGGGCCCTGGCCGGTTTCGTCAACGTCAACAACATCGTCCGGGGCGCCTTCCAGTGCGGAGCCCTCGGCTACGGCGCCTTCGCGCACGCCGCCCGCCGCGGGCTCCTGCGCGAAGCCCTCGGACTGGTCCTCGACCACGCCTTCGCCCCTGCCGGGGACGGCCTGGGGCTGCACCGCCTGGAGGCCAACGTCCAGCCCGCCAACACCGCCTCGATCGCACTGGTCCGGGGCGCCGGCTTCCGGCTGGAAGGCCTCTCCCCGGACTTCCTCCGGGTCGACGGCGCCTGGCGCGACCACGAACGCTGGGCCGTCACCGCCGGGATGCCGCGCCCCCGATGA
- a CDS encoding arginase family protein, with protein MRTLVLLDAPSNLGLRPPAPGVVPGVYKLAGALREQGLLGRLGAREGGVVVPPRYDLGDWKEGDGVFNAEALAAYTVTLADRIEGHLRVGEFPVVLGGDCSIQLGASLAMRRTGRYGLAAVDGSADFRHPGNTAVNGPVGAAGGEELALATGRGQPSLSDLEGLAPYLRDEDVRLFGLRDGDTDLLELAEAGIFAATVGEIRRRGAAAVARSALDGLHPPVTDGFWVHLDADVLDPEVMPAVDSPDPGGLRPQEVAELLAVLVGSPRCVGLNVTIYDPDLDPDGRAGALLADLVAGAFASS; from the coding sequence ATGCGCACCCTCGTACTGCTCGACGCCCCGTCCAACCTGGGTCTGCGGCCGCCCGCCCCCGGAGTCGTCCCCGGCGTCTACAAACTCGCGGGCGCCCTGCGCGAACAGGGGCTGCTGGGCAGGCTCGGGGCACGCGAGGGGGGCGTCGTGGTGCCGCCCCGCTACGACCTCGGGGACTGGAAGGAGGGCGACGGCGTCTTCAACGCGGAAGCGCTCGCCGCGTACACCGTCACCCTCGCCGACCGGATCGAAGGCCACCTGCGGGTCGGGGAGTTCCCCGTCGTCCTCGGCGGTGACTGCTCCATCCAGCTCGGAGCCTCGCTCGCCATGCGCCGGACCGGCCGCTACGGCCTCGCCGCCGTCGACGGCTCCGCCGACTTCCGCCACCCCGGCAACACCGCCGTCAACGGGCCCGTCGGGGCCGCGGGCGGTGAGGAGCTGGCCCTGGCCACCGGCCGGGGGCAGCCCTCCCTCAGCGACCTCGAAGGCCTCGCACCGTACCTGCGGGACGAGGACGTACGGCTCTTCGGGCTGCGCGACGGCGACACGGACCTCCTGGAGCTGGCGGAGGCCGGGATCTTCGCCGCCACCGTCGGGGAGATCCGCCGGCGGGGTGCCGCCGCCGTCGCGCGGTCGGCCCTGGACGGGCTGCACCCGCCCGTCACCGACGGCTTCTGGGTCCACCTGGACGCCGACGTGCTCGACCCGGAGGTGATGCCCGCCGTGGACAGCCCCGACCCCGGTGGCCTGCGGCCGCAGGAGGTCGCCGAACTGCTGGCCGTCCTCGTCGGGTCGCCCCGGTGCGTCGGACTGAACGTCACCATCTACGACCCGGACCTCGACCCCGACGGCCGTGCGGGCGCGCTGCTCGCCGATCTGGTGGCGGGGGCCTTCGCGTCATCCTGA
- a CDS encoding DUF5107 domain-containing protein yields the protein MATTVRRAVLTLPAALLGPDNPLPALHAPDGAHVLDERSRDGLPRDMARQIGYEPLRSLLPVRIRDGYGRERAEREFDAVVIENEHLRATVLPGLGGRVHSLVHLPTGRELLYRNPVFQPANFALNGAWFSGGIEWNTGATGHTALSCVPLHAALVPAPDGGVMVRLWEWERLRDLPFQVDLWLPHDSAFLYAGVRVRNPHERPAPVYWWSNTAVPEDAGSRVLAPADEAWHFGYERSLRRIPVPEWEGADRTYPLRSAYPADYFYEVPDGARPWIASLDTAGHGLVQTSTGRLRGRKLFVWGAGGGGRRWQEWLTEPGTGGYAEIQAGLARTQLEHVRLEGGAEFSWLEAYGPLSADPSAVHGADWAAARGAAEGALDAVLPRADVDAAYEAWRGRADTEPGERLAAGSGWGALEVLCAGHRLPGTPFEESTLGEEQEPWLELWRKGVLPASRRVVPPGPSLVAAHWRDMLETAPADPLTEYHLGVAQWHAGDTAQAVRSWERGLALAPSQWPLLRCLAVADALAGDTERAADRFAAAFEDLAAESRGGEPWAAAESALGREAMTALLAAGRPAQARSVWDRLRPALREQGRFRLLAARLLAAEGHVRAARRVFEDGFELPDLREGEETLSELWTTLTDCPLPSHYDFRMRPATP from the coding sequence ATGGCCACCACCGTCCGACGCGCCGTACTGACCCTGCCCGCTGCCCTGTTGGGCCCCGACAACCCGCTGCCCGCCCTGCACGCGCCCGACGGCGCGCACGTGCTGGACGAGCGCTCCCGCGACGGCCTGCCCCGCGACATGGCCCGGCAGATCGGCTACGAGCCGCTGCGCTCCCTGCTGCCCGTACGCATCCGCGACGGGTACGGACGGGAGCGCGCGGAGCGGGAGTTCGACGCCGTCGTCATCGAGAACGAGCACCTGCGGGCCACCGTGCTCCCCGGCCTCGGCGGGCGCGTCCACTCACTGGTCCACCTGCCCACCGGACGCGAACTGCTGTACCGCAACCCGGTGTTCCAGCCCGCGAACTTCGCGCTGAACGGTGCCTGGTTCTCCGGCGGCATCGAGTGGAACACCGGTGCGACGGGGCACACCGCCCTGTCCTGCGTCCCGTTGCACGCGGCGCTGGTCCCGGCCCCGGACGGCGGTGTGATGGTGCGGCTGTGGGAGTGGGAGCGGCTGCGCGACCTGCCGTTCCAGGTGGACCTGTGGCTGCCGCACGACTCGGCGTTCCTGTACGCCGGCGTCCGCGTGCGCAACCCGCACGAGCGGCCCGCGCCCGTCTACTGGTGGTCCAACACCGCCGTACCCGAGGACGCGGGCAGCCGCGTCCTGGCCCCCGCCGACGAGGCCTGGCACTTCGGGTACGAGCGCTCGCTGCGCAGGATCCCCGTGCCGGAGTGGGAGGGCGCCGACCGCACGTACCCGCTGCGCAGCGCGTATCCGGCGGACTACTTCTACGAGGTCCCGGACGGGGCCCGGCCCTGGATCGCCTCCCTGGACACCGCCGGGCACGGGCTGGTGCAGACCTCCACCGGGCGGCTGCGCGGGCGCAAGCTGTTCGTGTGGGGCGCCGGCGGCGGCGGGCGGCGCTGGCAGGAATGGCTGACCGAGCCGGGCACGGGCGGCTACGCGGAGATCCAGGCCGGACTGGCCCGCACCCAGCTGGAGCACGTACGGCTGGAGGGCGGGGCGGAGTTCAGCTGGCTGGAGGCGTACGGGCCGCTGTCGGCGGATCCGTCGGCGGTGCACGGCGCGGACTGGGCGGCGGCCCGCGGCGCCGCCGAGGGCGCGCTGGACGCCGTACTGCCGCGCGCGGACGTGGACGCGGCGTACGAGGCGTGGCGCGGGCGGGCCGACACCGAACCGGGGGAGCGGCTGGCGGCCGGCTCGGGCTGGGGCGCGCTGGAGGTGCTGTGCGCGGGCCACCGGCTGCCCGGGACTCCCTTCGAGGAGTCGACGCTGGGCGAGGAGCAGGAGCCCTGGCTGGAACTGTGGCGCAAGGGTGTGCTGCCCGCCTCGCGCCGGGTGGTCCCGCCCGGCCCGAGCCTGGTCGCCGCGCACTGGCGGGACATGCTGGAGACGGCCCCCGCGGACCCGCTGACGGAGTACCACCTGGGCGTGGCCCAGTGGCATGCGGGGGACACCGCCCAGGCGGTGCGCAGTTGGGAACGGGGGCTGGCGCTCGCGCCCTCGCAGTGGCCCCTGCTGCGGTGCCTGGCGGTGGCGGACGCGCTGGCGGGCGATACGGAGCGGGCCGCCGACCGGTTCGCGGCGGCCTTCGAGGACCTGGCCGCGGAGAGCCGCGGGGGCGAGCCGTGGGCGGCGGCGGAGTCGGCGCTCGGCCGGGAGGCGATGACCGCGCTCCTGGCGGCGGGCCGTCCGGCGCAGGCCCGGTCCGTCTGGGACCGGCTCCGGCCGGCCCTGCGCGAACAGGGCCGCTTCCGGCTGCTGGCGGCCCGGCTGCTCGCCGCGGAGGGCCATGTCCGGGCGGCCCGGAGGGTCTTCGAGGACGGCTTCGAACTCCCCGACTTGAGGGAGGGCGAGGAAACCCTGTCCGAACTCTGGACGACGCTCACCGACTGCCCCCTGCCGTCCCACTACGACTTCCGCATGCGGCCGGCTACTCCCTGA
- a CDS encoding LppU/SCO3897 family protein, whose protein sequence is MTEAPQPSVRPAPSTRSRKALIAKIAVIAGVVIALGAGAVYWFVSRADLTRAEVGDCLTNQGNLIFPDMRLVGCGASDAEFKVVRVFPDSKDHSRCQGLSDLGFNEEIDNNRHRSGRQFILCLDDIRE, encoded by the coding sequence ATGACCGAAGCGCCGCAGCCGTCCGTCCGTCCGGCGCCGTCGACCCGAAGCCGGAAGGCGCTCATCGCGAAGATCGCCGTGATCGCCGGCGTCGTGATCGCGCTCGGCGCCGGTGCGGTGTACTGGTTCGTCAGCCGAGCCGACCTCACCCGGGCCGAGGTCGGCGACTGCCTCACGAATCAGGGGAATCTGATCTTCCCGGACATGCGGCTGGTCGGGTGCGGGGCCTCGGACGCGGAGTTCAAGGTGGTCCGGGTGTTCCCCGACAGCAAGGACCACTCACGGTGCCAGGGCCTGTCGGACTTGGGTTTCAACGAGGAGATCGACAACAACCGGCACCGGTCCGGCAGGCAGTTCATCCTCTGCCTCGACGACATCAGGGAGTAG